AGGCGCGCACCGACCACCCCGGCGCGGAGATCGTGCCGGACGCCGACGCGTTGTTCGAGCGGGCCGGCGACCTCGACCTCGTCGTGGTCAGCACGCCCAACCGCACGCACGTGCCGCTCGCGCTGCGGGCGATCGAGGCCGGCCTGCCGGTGGTCGTCGACAAGCCGTTCGCACCGACCGCGCTCGAGGCCGAGCAGGTCGTCGCCGCGGCGAAGGCGGCGGGCGTCGGCCTGACGGTCTTCCAGAACCGGCGCCTCGACTCCGACTTCCTCACCGTGCGGAAGGTCCTCGAGTCCGGGCGGCTCGGCGAGGTGTTCCGCTTCGAGTCCCGCTACGACCGCTGGGTGCCCAAGCCCAAGGACAACTGGCGCGAGTTCGGCGACCCGGCCGAGGCCGGCGGCCTGCTCTACGACCTCGGCGCGCACATCGTCGACCAGGCGCTGCAGCTGTTCGGCCCGGTCACGCAGGTCTACGCGGAGACCGATCGCCGCCGGGCCGGTGTCCAGGTCGACGACGACGTCTTCGTCGCGCTGAAGCACGCCACCGGCGTCCGGTCACACCTGTGGGCGTCGGCGCTCGCGGGCACCCTGAACCCCCGGTTCCGCGTCCTCGGCGATCAGGCGACCTTCACCAAGTACGGCCTCGACGTGCAGGAACCCCAGATCAAGACGGGCATGCGCCCGGGCGATGACGGCTGGGGCGTGGAGCCCGCGTCGGACGCGGGCAAGATCGGTGTCGGCAACGACCTCAAGACGGTGCCCACCGAAACCGGCCGCTACGAGCAGTTCTACGCCGAGGTGCGCGACGCGCTGCGCGGCGAGGGCGGCTTCCCGGTCGATCCGGAGTCGTCGGTGGAAGCCCTGCGCGTGATCGAAGCGGCGCACCGCTCGGGAGTGGAAGGAACCGTCATCAAGCTTTGAGGACGGCTTCGACGACGTCGGCGGCCGCTTTCGCGCCCCCGGCCTCGTCGATCTCCCGCCGCATCCTCGCCAGACTGGCCGTGACGCCGGTGTCCCCCAGCGCCGACGTCACGGCCTCCTTCAAGCTCCCGGCCGTCACGTCGCCGGGGGCGAGCTGACGGCCGAGGCCCAGTTCGACGATCCGGTCGGCGTTCGCGCGCTGCTCGCCCATCTGCGGGACGGCGACCAGCGGGACGCCGAAGCTGAGCGCCTCCATGGTCGAGCCCATCCCGGCGTGGGTGACGAACACCTTGGCGTGCCGGAGAACGTCGAGCTGCGGCACCTGGTCGTGGAGTTCGACGTTCCCGGGCACCGGACCGAGGGACGCCGGGTCGACCTGCTTCCCGAGCACGAGCACGACGTGCAGGTCGGTGCCGGTGAACGCTTCGACGCAGGTCCGGTAGAAGCCGGCGCGGTCGTTGTAGGCGGTGCCGAAGGAGATGTAGACGACGTCCCGGCCGTCCGCGGGGGGCTTCCAGCCGCCCTGGAAGGCGCGTTCGCCGAGGGCGGGGCCGACGAAGTGGTAGCGCTCGTCGAAGGTGTCGCCGGCGAACTGGAAGGCGCGCGGCAGGAACACGAGCTGGGCCGCGGAGCCGGTGCCGTCGGTGAGGCTGGTGCCCGTGACGCCGTACTTGGCCGCGAGCCGCATGGTGCGGGCCATGGCCAGCAGCAGGGCGGGGCTCAGCGGGTTCACCGGCAGGTACTGCGCGAGCTTCCAGTGCTGGTTGCTGACCAGGTGCGGCCAGGAGACGACGGCGGGCACCTGCCACTTCGACGCGAGCAGCCGTCCCCACCATCCCATGGGCCCGTCGTGGACGACGAGGTCCGGCGGGCCGGGAAAGGTCCGTTCGACCTGCGCGAGGACCGCTTTGGTCTCGCGCAGGTTCATCGCCATGGCCTTGCCGAGGTCCTTGCGGTCGAACTTCGGCGGCTCCTTGACGTTCCCCCAGGTCGACTCGTAGGGGACGAGCTCGGCCCCGGTCTCCCGGATCCGGTCGCCCGCGAACTCGGGCGCGGCGTAGGTGACCCGGTGCCCCCGTTTCGTCAGTTCGGTGGCGACGGCGAGCGTCGGATTGAGGTGCCCGGCCCCGGCGGGCACGCAGAACGCCAGATGACTCACGGATTCCCCCTGGTGGCGTGCGTGAACAAGGTGACGAGCTCGGCGGCGTAGGCGGTCAGGTCGAGCTCCGGCCGCGCGACGAACTGGTCGAGCGCCCCGTCGAGCGCGGCGCGGATGGTCACCGCCATGACGGTGACGTCGAAGTCCCGGAACTCGCCGGACTCCTGGCCGTCCCGCAGGAACTCCTCCACGGCGGAGTCGTGCGGGGCGGGTTCACCGGTCTCGGGCGGGTTCGGGCAGATCCGCCGCATCGCGAGCAGCTGCGACCGGTGC
This genomic window from Amycolatopsis mongoliensis contains:
- a CDS encoding Gfo/Idh/MocA family oxidoreductase; its protein translation is MADLRVGILGYGIGGRVFHAPLVAATPGLTPAVITTSSNATQARTDHPGAEIVPDADALFERAGDLDLVVVSTPNRTHVPLALRAIEAGLPVVVDKPFAPTALEAEQVVAAAKAAGVGLTVFQNRRLDSDFLTVRKVLESGRLGEVFRFESRYDRWVPKPKDNWREFGDPAEAGGLLYDLGAHIVDQALQLFGPVTQVYAETDRRRAGVQVDDDVFVALKHATGVRSHLWASALAGTLNPRFRVLGDQATFTKYGLDVQEPQIKTGMRPGDDGWGVEPASDAGKIGVGNDLKTVPTETGRYEQFYAEVRDALRGEGGFPVDPESSVEALRVIEAAHRSGVEGTVIKL
- a CDS encoding macrolide family glycosyltransferase, coding for MSHLAFCVPAGAGHLNPTLAVATELTKRGHRVTYAAPEFAGDRIRETGAELVPYESTWGNVKEPPKFDRKDLGKAMAMNLRETKAVLAQVERTFPGPPDLVVHDGPMGWWGRLLASKWQVPAVVSWPHLVSNQHWKLAQYLPVNPLSPALLLAMARTMRLAAKYGVTGTSLTDGTGSAAQLVFLPRAFQFAGDTFDERYHFVGPALGERAFQGGWKPPADGRDVVYISFGTAYNDRAGFYRTCVEAFTGTDLHVVLVLGKQVDPASLGPVPGNVELHDQVPQLDVLRHAKVFVTHAGMGSTMEALSFGVPLVAVPQMGEQRANADRIVELGLGRQLAPGDVTAGSLKEAVTSALGDTGVTASLARMRREIDEAGGAKAAADVVEAVLKA